Sequence from the Curtobacterium sp. MCLR17_007 genome:
GGCGTGCCGGAGACCAGGTCGAGCGTCGTCCCGATGGGCGTGGACCTCGAGCCCGCCGCGGCCGCCCGTGCCCGCACCGTCCGGCAGCCCGGCCGCGTCGTCGCCGTCGGCCGCCTGGTCGAGAAGAAGGGCTTCGGCACCCTGCTCGAGGCCCTGCGCGGCATCGACGACGTCCCGTGGGAGCTCGTGGTGGTCGGCGACGGCCCGTACCGCACCCGGCTGCAGGACCAGGCAGCCGGCCTGCCCGTGACCTTCACGGGCCAGCGTGGCAAGACCGAGGTGCTCGACACGCTGGCGTCGGCCGAGGTCGTGGCGCTGCCCTCGGTCCCGGCGGCGAACGGCGACCAGGAGGGGCTGCCCGTCACGCTGCTCGAGGCAGCCGCCGTCGGCGCAGCCGTCGTGGCCAGCGACCTGCCCGGCATCCGGGACGTCGTCGAGCACGACGTCTCCGGTCTGCTCGTGCCCCCGGGCGACGTCGCGTCGCTGCGAGCGGCCCTCCGCCGGGCGCTGACCGACGACGAGGCCCGCGCGCGCTGGCAACAGGGCGCGACCGCCGCGGCGGCGGCGTTCTCCGGCGAGCGAATCGGCGAACGCTACCGCGCGGTGCTGCGCGACGCCCTGCGCTGAGCGGGGCCGCCCACCCGGCGTCCGCGACCCCGCCGGAGGTCCGGCACGGCGACGGCCAGCAGCGCCACCGCGAGCGCCACGAGCGACACGACGAACGCCGTGCCCGCCACCAGGTCGGCGCCGGGGACCGACGGCAGCCCACCGAGGACGACGAGCGAGCGGTACGGCACGAGCGCGACGGCGGACCACACGGTCAGGAGCACCCAGGAGGCCCGGCCCCAGGCCGCCAGGCCGCCGGCGACCAGCAGGGCGATCGGCAGCTGCACGGTCAGGACGTAGCGGTTGATGGTGCCACCGCCACCGGCCACGTAACGGATCTCGACGATCGTGAACAGCAGCGTCACGATCGCGAACATGGCGACGACCAGCGCGGCGGGCACGAACCCGTCCGACGACGGTCGGCGCCGGCCACGCAGCACCGCGTGCAGCAGGACGGCGACGGCGGCCAGGAACACGGGCACGAGCAGCAGCAGCCACGGCGTCGCGGTCAGCGGGTCGAGCGCACCGCGGAAGGCGCCGAAGATGCCCCGCCAGTAGTCGGGATCGGTGACGACCTGCAGGTCCGTCCGTTTCTCGCGCGGGACGTGTCCGGTCCAGGTCGTGGGGCGTCCGCTGAACGACCCGGTGAGCTCGTGGTTCCGGACCCAGAACCAGCCCGACGCGGCCCCGGCGGCCACGAGCGGCACCAGTGCGGCGACGACCCGCGCGGCCGCGCCCCGCAGGCGTCCGAGCCGGGTCCGGTGGGCCAGGGCGAACCCGACCACGACGGCCGCCAGCCAGATGCCGAACGACAGGCGCGTGGTCATGCCAGCGGCACCGACGAGCGCCCCGGCGACGAGCAGGCGCGGCCCCACACCCCGGCGGATCGCGGACGCCGCGACCCCGCCCGCGAGTGCGCAGAGCACGGCGTAGAAGGCGTCGTTGTAGATCGACCCGCCCTGGACGACGACGATGCCGGTCAGCGCGGTGACCACCGCGACCGCGGAGGGCAGGCGGCGCATCGCCGGGAAGGCCCGGGACGCCGCCCAGGCGCACGCCAGCACGAGCGCGCCGGCGGCGACGACGCTGACCATGCGCCCGAGCATCGTGGCGAGCACCAGGTGTCCGGCGTCCCAGGCCGGGCCGACCACCGGGGCGAGCACCAGGTAGAACAGCGGCGGGTGCTGTGCGACCCACTGCACCGGCGGATGCGCACCGAACGGCGCCGTGTACCGCAACCCGTCCGCGAACCGGGGCAGGTGTCCGTGCCAGACCTGGAGCGCGTAGTCGATGTGCGCCGGCTCGTCGGCACTGCCGAGCGGGTCGGTCGTGAAGGCGCGCGCGACGGACGCCGCCATCACCACGACGACGGCCAGGAGGACGGTCGGCGTGGCCCAGTCGTGTCGCTGCAGGCGGCTCAGGAAGCGCGGCACCTGGATGCTCAGCGCCCCATGCCGCGCACCGTGAAGCCGGCGGCCGTCCAGGCGTCGCGGTCGAGGCAGTTCCGCCCGTCGACGACCACGGGACGGGCGACGAGTCCGGCGACCCGGGCCGGGTCGAGCGTGCGGAACTCGTTCCACTCGGTCAGCACGAGCACCAGGTCGGCATCGCGGACCGCAGCGTCGGCGGAGTCGACGTAGGTGAGCTCGGGACGGATGCGCGCCGCGGTGCCGTTGGCCTGGGGGTCATACGCGCTGACCGTGGCGCCGAGTTCGACCAGGCGGGCGGCGATGTCGAGCGCGGGTGAGTCGCGGACGTCGTCGGAGTTCGGCTTGAACGCCAGGCCGAGCACCCCCACGCGCTTGCCCGCGACCGCACCGTCGAGCAGGTCCTGGGCGAGGGTGACCACGTGGGCGCGGCGGCGCAGGTTGATCGCGTCGACGTCGGCCAGGAAGTCGAGCGACTCCCCCACGCCGAGCTCGGTCGCCCGCGCCTGGAACGCGCGGATGTCCTTGGGCAGGCAGCCGCCGCCGAAGCCGAGTCCGGCGTTCAGGAACTTCCGCCCGATGCGCTCGTCGTGCCCGATGGCGTCGGCGAGCGCCGTGACGTCGGCTCCGACGACCTCGGCGATCTCGGCCATCGCGTTGATGAACGAGATCTTCGTCGCGAGGAACGCGTTCGCGCTGACCTTGACGAGTTCGGCGGTCGCCAGGTCGACGACCAGGCGCGGGGTGCCGTCGGCGAGCGTGGTCGCGTAGACCTCGTCGAGTGCGGCGACGGCGGCGTCGCCCGCGGCACCGGACGGCACGCCGTACACGAGTCGGTCGGGTGAGATCGTGTCCTGCACCGCGAAGCCCTCGCGCAGGAACTCCGGGTTCCAGACCAGCGTCGCGCCGGGCACCGACTCGGACACCGACGCCGCGAGTCGCGCGGCGGTTCCAACGGGGACGGTGGACTTGCCGACGACGAACTCCCCGTCGGACAGGTACGGCACCAGCCCGGCGACCGCGGCGTCGACGTAGGTCAGGTCAGCGGCACCGGTCGGTCCCTGCGGGGTGCCGACGGCCACGAAGTGCACGCGGGCCCCGGCGACCTCGGCCATGTCGGTGGTGAACCGGATGCGGCCGGAGGCGATCGCCTCGGCGAGGATCTCGGGGAGTCCGGGTTCGAAGAACGGTGCGTCGCCCGCGGCGAGCCGTTCGATCTTGACGGGGTCGACGTCGACGGCGACGACGTCGTGTCCGAGCTTGGCCATGGAGGC
This genomic interval carries:
- a CDS encoding glycosyltransferase — protein: MPAPDRRPRVLVLASTFPARADDGVPAFVLDLARHEAQEFDTAVLTPRVPDAARSEVVDGVRVVRFPYFPRRFEDLADGAILDNLAERRSRIVQVPALMAAQYAAVRRAVRSFRPDVIHAHWAIPQALVATLAAPGVPRVVTTHGGDVYALRAAPLVRLKRWVLGRAAHVTTVNGEMRERLTSWGVPETRSSVVPMGVDLEPAAAARARTVRQPGRVVAVGRLVEKKGFGTLLEALRGIDDVPWELVVVGDGPYRTRLQDQAAGLPVTFTGQRGKTEVLDTLASAEVVALPSVPAANGDQEGLPVTLLEAAAVGAAVVASDLPGIRDVVEHDVSGLLVPPGDVASLRAALRRALTDDEARARWQQGATAAAAAFSGERIGERYRAVLRDALR
- a CDS encoding UDP-glucose/GDP-mannose dehydrogenase family protein, which translates into the protein MKISVIGCGYLGAVHAASMAKLGHDVVAVDVDPVKIERLAAGDAPFFEPGLPEILAEAIASGRIRFTTDMAEVAGARVHFVAVGTPQGPTGAADLTYVDAAVAGLVPYLSDGEFVVGKSTVPVGTAARLAASVSESVPGATLVWNPEFLREGFAVQDTISPDRLVYGVPSGAAGDAAVAALDEVYATTLADGTPRLVVDLATAELVKVSANAFLATKISFINAMAEIAEVVGADVTALADAIGHDERIGRKFLNAGLGFGGGCLPKDIRAFQARATELGVGESLDFLADVDAINLRRRAHVVTLAQDLLDGAVAGKRVGVLGLAFKPNSDDVRDSPALDIAARLVELGATVSAYDPQANGTAARIRPELTYVDSADAAVRDADLVLVLTEWNEFRTLDPARVAGLVARPVVVDGRNCLDRDAWTAAGFTVRGMGR